The Caldicoprobacter guelmensis genomic interval TATGATTCCATTGAGGGATACCATACCCAGCAGGCGTGAGCCTTTGGCAACCGTCATGCTTATAGTCATCAACGTGATGATATTTATAGGCCAGTCATTGATGCCCGATGTGGGGTTTGCGCAGTTTGTGTATGAGTATGGATTTATACCCCAAAGGTTTTTAAAGTCTATAGCAAAGTTTGGGATATTTGAGGCCAGTACATACATGCCGCTTTTTACCAGCATGTTTCTCCACGGCAATTGGATGCATCTTATCAGCAATATGTGGGTGTTGTGGCTGTTTGGCGATAACGTAGAGGATGTAATGGGCAGCATAAAGTTTGTGATATTCTATATATTGTGCGGCTTAATAGCGGGATTTACCCATTTTTTGTTCAACCCCACATCCAATGTGCCTACCGTTGGGGCTTCGGGAGCCATTGCCGGCGTCATGGGCGCCTACTTTGTACTGTTTCCTCATGCCAGGATTGTGACACTGGTTCCGTTCTTTTTCTTCTTGCCATTGTTCATACACGTGCCGGCCTTCATATACTTGATTTTGTGGTTCATAAGCCAGCTGTATTCGGGCGTCATACAGTGGATAGGCGGTGGCAGCGTAGGAGGTATAGCCTGGTGGGCGCACATAAGCGGATTTTTGGCCGGGGTGTTTATACACAGGGTATTCATCGCCCGAAGAAGGTATAGGTATTATTGAGGGCAATCGGATTTCCTGTTATGATGTTCCAGCTTATGTGCAAGCCATTCTGTGAAGTTTGCAGCATATGTGGCGGGTTACCTCTGCAATTGAGACAATAGTATTGAAATTATACCCTGCAATTCAGCTTGCAGGGTATAATTGTATTTTGGAGAATAATAATTGTTGTAAGTGAGAATTGTGGGATAGCTTAATATGCGTTTGTTTAAGGATTAGGGAGGGCTTTATATGGCAAAGCATAAGCCTGGTTACCTGGTACTTTTGGAAAAAGGCGAGCTTAAATGCAGAGTGGAGGAGGCCAAGAAACATCTCACGGAGTGCAACCTGTGTCCCCATGGGTGTGGGATCGACAGGAGGAAAACGGTAGGTTTTTGCCGTTCTCATGATAAAGCGGTGGTGGCCAGCTACGGCCCCCACTTTGGCGAAGAGCCTCCCTTGGTTGGTTGGAATGGCTCGGGTACAATATTTTTCGGCTACTGTAACATGAGATGCGTATTTTGTCAGAACTGTGAGCTGAGCCATGGGGGAGAGGGGGAAGTTGTGTCCAACGAGGAGTTGGCCGAGATAATGCTGGTGATACAGAATCATTACCGCTGCCATAATATAAACCTGGTCACTCCAACACACTTTGTGCCTAATATCCTGGAAGCGCTGTACATTGCAGCTCAAAAGGGGCTTAATCTGCCGCTGGTTTACAATTGCGGGGGGTACGAGAGGGTGGAAACCCTTAAGCTGCTCGACGGAGTGGTGGACATATACATGCCGGATTTCAAGTACAGCATAGAGGAGCGTGGTGTAAAATATTCCAGAGTAAGAGATTATCCTAAGTATGTAAAGAGCGCTTTAAAGGAGATGGATCGCCAGGTGGGCGGCTTGAAGCTTGACGAAACGGGATTGGCTTACAAGGGGCTTTTGATAAGGCATCTCGTGATGCCAGGAGGGCTTGAGGATACCAAGGAGATTTTGAGGTTCATAAAAGAGGAGCTTTCTCCTGACTGCGCAGTTAATCTCATGGATCGATATTATCCTCATTATGAGGCTTATAAATACAAGGAGATTGCGCGGAGATTGAGTCCAGAAGAGTATGAAGAAGCATGGCTGTATGCTAAAGAGCTGGGACTTCGATTGATCGAGTGAAAATTGAGATTGGGGGGTTTGCATTTTGATGGATTTTTAATATAATAAATATTGCATTTTCCAAATATAATGATAATATCATAAAATGATTGCAGGAGGTGACATGGCAATGAATTCAGCCAAACAGTATTTATGGCTTGTGCTGATAGCGTTTTGCATTGCAGGCCTTATATATCCTCCAATAGGGGTGTTTGCGCTGGTGTGCATGCTCGCACCCGTAGTTACGGGGCCCTTTATGGGGAGGAAGTGGTGTAACTCGTTTTGCCCAAGGGGTAGTTTCAACGACGTGGTACTGAAGAAAATTACCCTAAAGAAGGGCATTCCCGGAGTTTTTAAGACCACCACATTTAAGGTGATATTCCTTATAATACTGATGAGCTTTTTCGCCATGCAACTGACTTTCGCATGGGGCAATTGGGCCGCTGTAGGGGCGGTATTTGTGCGCATGGTTCTTATAACCACCATAATCGATATCATGCTCGGCATTTACTATCACCAGAGAACTTGGTGTGCTTTTTGCCCCATGGGAACCATGGGTGGCTGGGCCTTTAAGCTGAAGAACAGGATAAAAAAGAGCACGATGAAGAGGGATGCGGTTGGCGATAATGCGGCGTAAGGAAATCGATACAGGCTTCTACTGGTATGATAAAACCAACATTGATTCAGAAGAGCTAAAGCCCTTGT includes:
- a CDS encoding rhomboid family intramembrane serine protease; translated protein: MIPLRDTIPSRREPLATVMLIVINVMIFIGQSLMPDVGFAQFVYEYGFIPQRFLKSIAKFGIFEASTYMPLFTSMFLHGNWMHLISNMWVLWLFGDNVEDVMGSIKFVIFYILCGLIAGFTHFLFNPTSNVPTVGASGAIAGVMGAYFVLFPHARIVTLVPFFFFLPLFIHVPAFIYLILWFISQLYSGVIQWIGGGSVGGIAWWAHISGFLAGVFIHRVFIARRRYRYY
- a CDS encoding radical SAM protein — its product is MAKHKPGYLVLLEKGELKCRVEEAKKHLTECNLCPHGCGIDRRKTVGFCRSHDKAVVASYGPHFGEEPPLVGWNGSGTIFFGYCNMRCVFCQNCELSHGGEGEVVSNEELAEIMLVIQNHYRCHNINLVTPTHFVPNILEALYIAAQKGLNLPLVYNCGGYERVETLKLLDGVVDIYMPDFKYSIEERGVKYSRVRDYPKYVKSALKEMDRQVGGLKLDETGLAYKGLLIRHLVMPGGLEDTKEILRFIKEELSPDCAVNLMDRYYPHYEAYKYKEIARRLSPEEYEEAWLYAKELGLRLIE
- a CDS encoding 4Fe-4S binding protein — its product is MNSAKQYLWLVLIAFCIAGLIYPPIGVFALVCMLAPVVTGPFMGRKWCNSFCPRGSFNDVVLKKITLKKGIPGVFKTTTFKVIFLIILMSFFAMQLTFAWGNWAAVGAVFVRMVLITTIIDIMLGIYYHQRTWCAFCPMGTMGGWAFKLKNRIKKSTMKRDAVGDNAA